One window of the Streptomyces sp. TS71-3 genome contains the following:
- a CDS encoding uroporphyrinogen-III synthase, with protein MGAGPGDPGLLTLRAVEALASADVLIAEPDVLDVVRAHTRAGVTVWDTAMAAHLEARTGTEPGSGTAPAGESGTSLPAVRDGASVDSASRTADVPALRDAANLVMAAARGGKRVVRAVVGDPGFDTTAADEMLVCAAGGVPFEVVPGIATAVGVPAYAGVPLRDAQGTDVRFVDARTAPERCWTEVGASDGTVVVSATLETVAAAAGELVAAGRKPDTPLTVTVGGTTTRQRTWTATLGTIAQTLKQAKVLPSPDGGRPVIAVVGERSAAAQREQLSWFESKPLFGWKVLVPRTKEQAASLSDQLRSYGAVPHEVPTIAVEPPRTPQQMERAVKGLVTGRYEWIAFTSVNAVKAVREKFEEYGLDARAFAGIKVAAVGEQTAKALVAFGVKPDLVPSGEQSAAGLLEDWPPYDAVFDPIDRVFLPRADIATETLVAGLVELGWEVDDVTAYRTVRASPPPAETREAIKGGGFDAVLFTSSSTVRNLVGIAGKPHNVTVIACIGPATAKTAQEHGLRVDVMSPEPSVNALAEALAQFGAGRREAAVEAGDPVTRPSERRPGARRRRTTT; from the coding sequence CTGGGCGCCGGTCCGGGGGACCCGGGGCTGCTGACCCTGCGTGCCGTGGAGGCGCTGGCCAGCGCCGACGTGCTGATCGCCGAGCCCGATGTGCTCGATGTGGTCCGTGCGCACACCAGAGCAGGCGTGACCGTGTGGGACACGGCCATGGCGGCGCACCTGGAGGCCCGCACGGGCACGGAACCCGGTTCGGGCACGGCCCCGGCCGGGGAATCGGGCACGTCTTTGCCGGCGGTCCGCGACGGCGCGTCTGTTGACAGCGCGTCAAGAACCGCTGACGTCCCTGCGTTGAGGGACGCCGCCAATCTTGTCATGGCGGCCGCGCGGGGCGGCAAGCGGGTCGTCCGTGCGGTCGTCGGCGACCCCGGCTTCGACACCACCGCCGCCGACGAGATGCTGGTCTGCGCCGCGGGGGGCGTGCCCTTCGAGGTCGTGCCCGGCATCGCGACGGCGGTCGGCGTGCCCGCCTACGCCGGGGTGCCGCTGCGTGACGCGCAGGGCACCGACGTCCGCTTCGTGGACGCGCGCACGGCACCCGAGCGGTGCTGGACGGAGGTCGGCGCGTCGGACGGCACCGTCGTCGTCTCCGCCACGCTGGAGACGGTGGCCGCGGCGGCCGGTGAGCTGGTGGCCGCCGGGCGCAAGCCCGACACGCCGCTGACCGTCACCGTCGGAGGCACCACCACCCGCCAGCGCACCTGGACGGCGACGCTCGGCACGATCGCGCAGACCCTCAAGCAGGCGAAGGTGCTGCCGTCGCCGGACGGCGGGCGCCCGGTGATAGCCGTGGTCGGCGAGCGTTCGGCGGCCGCGCAGCGCGAACAGCTGTCCTGGTTCGAGTCCAAGCCGCTGTTCGGCTGGAAGGTGCTGGTCCCGCGCACGAAGGAGCAGGCCGCGTCGCTCTCCGACCAACTCCGCTCCTACGGCGCCGTGCCGCACGAGGTGCCGACCATCGCCGTGGAGCCGCCGCGCACCCCGCAGCAGATGGAACGCGCCGTCAAGGGCCTGGTCACGGGCCGCTACGAGTGGATCGCCTTCACGTCGGTGAACGCGGTCAAGGCGGTCCGCGAGAAGTTCGAGGAGTACGGCCTCGACGCGCGCGCGTTCGCCGGGATCAAGGTCGCCGCGGTGGGCGAGCAGACCGCGAAGGCGCTGGTGGCCTTCGGCGTCAAGCCGGACCTGGTGCCGAGCGGCGAGCAGTCCGCGGCGGGCCTGCTGGAGGACTGGCCGCCGTACGACGCGGTCTTCGACCCGATCGACCGGGTGTTCCTGCCGCGCGCCGACATCGCCACGGAGACGCTGGTCGCCGGCCTGGTAGAGCTGGGCTGGGAGGTCGACGACGTGACCGCGTACCGCACGGTCCGCGCGTCCCCGCCGCCGGCGGAGACCCGCGAGGCGATCAAGGGCGGCGGCTTCGACGCGGTCCTCTTCACCTCGTCGTCGACGGTCCGCAACCTCGTCGGCATCGCCGGCAAGCCGCACAACGTCACCGTGATCGCGTGCATCGGCCCCGCCACGGCCAAGACGGCACAGGAGCACGGGCTCCGCGTGGACGTCATGTCCCCCGAGCCGTCCGTGAACGCGCTGGCGGAGGCCCTGGCCCAGTTCGGCGCCGGGCGCCGCGAGGCGGCGGTGGAGGCGGGCGATCCGGTGACCCGCCCGAGCGAGCGGCGCCCCGGGGCGCGGCGGAGGCGGACGACCACGTAG
- a CDS encoding alpha/beta hydrolase has protein sequence MRIAFVRICAHVFSNGAWLEEDQLVRNAHKLAGIPGVLVQGRHDMGCPVQTAWELAKAWPGARLHIFEDAGHAGSDAANEMARGAVEGFKDR, from the coding sequence ATGCGGATAGCGTTCGTCCGGATCTGCGCCCACGTCTTCAGCAACGGCGCGTGGCTGGAGGAGGACCAGCTCGTGCGGAACGCCCACAAGCTGGCCGGGATCCCGGGCGTGCTGGTCCAGGGCCGGCACGACATGGGCTGCCCGGTGCAGACGGCGTGGGAGCTGGCGAAGGCGTGGCCGGGCGCGCGGCTCCACATCTTCGAGGACGCGGGGCACGCCGGGAGCGACGCGGCGAACGAGATGGCCCGGGGCGCCGTCGAGGGGTTCAAGGACCGCTGA